A window of Cellulomonas fimi contains these coding sequences:
- a CDS encoding GNAT family N-acetyltransferase, which produces MPLLAAPVVPSGRWGVRPQPSLTAEGLVLRPWAPVDVPAVRAAYEDPAIRWWHARSMSDDDEALAWIDAKNAAWRDERAAEWAVTVAPAPAPIPGLVPAPVPVPVSVPVPVSVSVSVADRAPAPALALAGAHRPPGPADDASPVPTSGPLPRVAPARHLATPPLRRLDAPPAGTVVGRVALHHLDLYEGFGALAYWVVPSARGRRVAVRAGAEVLRWAFEELGLHRVEVEHSTRNEASCRVAELLGCRAEGVRRGHALHADGHHDMHLHARLRTDVP; this is translated from the coding sequence GTGCCGCTGCTCGCCGCGCCCGTCGTCCCGTCCGGTCGCTGGGGTGTGCGCCCCCAGCCGTCGCTGACCGCCGAGGGCCTCGTGCTGCGCCCCTGGGCGCCCGTCGACGTGCCCGCCGTCCGCGCCGCCTACGAGGACCCTGCGATCCGCTGGTGGCACGCGCGCTCGATGTCCGACGACGACGAGGCGCTCGCGTGGATCGACGCGAAGAACGCCGCGTGGCGCGACGAGCGGGCCGCGGAGTGGGCCGTCACGGTCGCCCCGGCCCCGGCCCCGATTCCGGGCCTTGTTCCGGCTCCCGTGCCGGTACCGGTGTCGGTGCCGGTACCGGTGTCGGTGTCGGTGTCGGTCGCCGACCGTGCGCCGGCTCCCGCCCTCGCGCTGGCCGGCGCCCACCGGCCGCCCGGCCCGGCCGACGACGCGTCGCCGGTGCCGACCTCGGGACCGCTGCCGCGCGTCGCGCCCGCGCGGCACCTCGCCACCCCGCCGTTGCGCCGTCTCGACGCGCCGCCGGCCGGCACGGTGGTCGGCCGGGTCGCTCTCCACCACCTCGACCTGTACGAAGGGTTCGGCGCGCTCGCGTACTGGGTCGTCCCGTCCGCTCGCGGCCGCCGCGTCGCCGTCCGCGCGGGCGCGGAGGTGCTGCGCTGGGCGTTCGAGGAGCTCGGCCTGCACCGGGTCGAGGTCGAGCACTCGACGCGCAACGAGGCGTCCTGCCGCGTCGCCGAGCTGCTGGGCTGCCGGGCGGAGGGTGTGCGACGCGGGCACGCGCTGCACGCCGACGGCCACCACGACATGCACCTGCACGCCCGCCTGCGCACCGACGTTCCCTGA
- a CDS encoding DinB family protein gives MSVIDEQGRPEPPVAADEVSTLLGFLDFHRATLRWKTADLDTAGLSARLAPTDMTLGGLLKHVAWVEDQWFGARLHDEPTDEPWEVADWDADRDWEWTSAAGDSPQELRAVWEGAVERSRVRTERALADGGLDTLARRPASDGTAPSLRWILVHMIEEYARHNGHADLLRQSVDGLVGE, from the coding sequence ATGAGCGTCATCGACGAGCAGGGCCGCCCGGAGCCGCCGGTCGCCGCCGACGAGGTGTCGACCCTCCTCGGGTTTCTCGACTTCCACCGCGCGACGCTGCGCTGGAAGACCGCCGACCTCGACACCGCGGGCCTGAGCGCGCGGCTCGCGCCGACCGACATGACGCTCGGCGGGCTGCTCAAGCACGTCGCGTGGGTCGAGGACCAGTGGTTCGGCGCGCGCCTGCACGACGAGCCCACCGACGAGCCGTGGGAGGTCGCCGACTGGGACGCCGACCGCGACTGGGAGTGGACGTCGGCCGCGGGCGACTCGCCGCAGGAGCTGCGGGCGGTGTGGGAGGGCGCCGTCGAGCGGTCCCGCGTGCGGACCGAGCGCGCGCTCGCCGACGGCGGGCTCGACACCCTGGCCCGACGGCCCGCGTCGGACGGGACCGCGCCGTCGCTGCGCTGGATCCTCGTGCACATGATCGAGGAGTACGCCCGGCACAACGGCCACGCCGACCTGCTGCGGCAGTCCGTCGACGGGCTGGTCGGGGAGTAG